The following coding sequences are from one Nonlabens arenilitoris window:
- the rimP gene encoding ribosome assembly cofactor RimP — protein MLKDTVQDLLDDAFEERPDLFLMEMTIDGDNDIKVIIDGDEGVTVADCIFISRAVEHNLDRDEIDFSLEVASAGASAPLTFPRQFKRNVGRQLEVIDREKRKEIGELVSADDEGVVIQWKAREPKPVGKGKVTVEKEWSIKYDDIKQAKVVITFN, from the coding sequence ATGCTGAAAGACACTGTACAAGATTTACTAGATGATGCCTTTGAGGAGCGACCAGATTTGTTCCTAATGGAGATGACAATTGACGGAGATAATGATATAAAAGTTATTATTGATGGGGATGAAGGAGTAACAGTTGCTGATTGTATTTTTATATCTCGTGCTGTTGAGCATAATTTAGATAGAGATGAAATAGATTTTTCTCTAGAAGTTGCTAGCGCTGGTGCTAGTGCACCGCTTACGTTTCCTAGGCAATTTAAAAGGAATGTGGGAAGGCAGCTAGAAGTAATCGATAGAGAAAAGAGAAAAGAGATTGGTGAGCTAGTATCTGCAGATGATGAAGGTGTGGTGATTCAATGGAAAGCAAGAGAACCTAAGCCTGTAGGTAAAGGAAAGGTTACTGTTGAAAAAGAGTGGTCGATCAAGTATGACGACATTAAACAAGCTAAAGTGGTTATAACATTTAATTAA
- a CDS encoding DUF2723 domain-containing protein — protein sequence MKLNYNQLNKIAGWVVFAIALITYWLTVEPTVSFWDAGEYIATSSGLQVGHPPGAPLYQMLGAFFSMFALDKSQIAYMVNMMSVFSSAFTILFMFWSLTLLLKRHIIKETSNDVMILGAAAIGSLAYTFSDSFWFNAVEAEVYAPAALLMSALFYMGLLWERDMFLPRGNKWLVLISFTVGLSFGVHFMGILTIPAIGMLWYFKHYKKITPLNFIIANISVVAVLLFVFKLLLPYTLSIFGYMEVFFVNDIGLPFNSGSIIMLILVIAMFVFLIRFSRKRNKPLLNTITLCVMFVLIGFSSWTMLPIRANAGTPINENNPNDARALLAYYNREQYPAPALFYGESFTDIYAGLDPETPYLDEKPKYEKDYKLGKYVIVNNYKNSLQNTHDDHKGLFPRMTDPSRATNYIDFMGGLNYYVKPEYASSMELQTVLADYKRNYENGRIGAQEYVDFLVELREAVVIEKPDGLDNASYFLNYQVQYMYMRYFMWNFTGRQNDIQGEGDPFNGNWISGIPFIDEWHLGTQDNLSDDMLNNKGRNTYFFLPLILGLIGMIFHAKKDLKSFYVTLVLFLFTGLAIIVYLNQSMYQVRERDYAYVGSFLVFAMWIGMGVYAIYEGIKNTITAKTAKILSLSICFIAVPLLMAFQNWDDHDRSGKYSALTSAKKYLDSCLPNALIFTIGDNDTFPLWYLQEVEGYRTDVRVVCTSLLATDWYMDDMKKKAWDSDPVPSTLTHDKYTYGTRDALWFADKERVLQRTGGKSSLPDTLDLKDWMEWVASDKKITQEQMRNDHWEHTFPTKFIRIPVNKEAVLKNGVVPQRDADQIVDEIVIEINSSLVYKNRMFMLDIINANNWERPIYFSGGAFGDDDYIWMKDYLQLDGCAFRLLPIKTEPENRRDPFDMGRVDPDHGYEILKKWDWGNSGDPDMYYDVETRRNSVGYRSNVTRVAEALTKAGDFKRAEEILDLGMEKMPLDLYGHYSMIEPFVNGYYEVGKVDKARDLLDRVILKYQDEIDFYKALNINERRANYSDIIAAVERYRSLVESAIFYEDDLMVQKHKDVFNQYVLEFTQFYSPEETIGGNSREEIPMGELDNIFQEATDNTVTEDIIESNPQDTP from the coding sequence ATGAAATTGAACTATAATCAACTTAATAAGATAGCAGGCTGGGTCGTGTTTGCGATAGCCTTAATCACCTACTGGCTCACCGTTGAACCTACAGTAAGTTTCTGGGATGCAGGTGAGTATATAGCCACATCATCTGGACTACAAGTAGGACATCCACCAGGAGCACCTCTTTATCAAATGCTAGGTGCGTTTTTCTCTATGTTTGCTTTAGACAAAAGCCAGATTGCTTATATGGTGAATATGATGTCTGTTTTCTCTAGTGCGTTCACAATTTTATTTATGTTTTGGTCCTTAACACTGCTGTTAAAAAGACATATTATAAAAGAGACGAGTAATGATGTAATGATTCTAGGGGCAGCCGCTATAGGTAGTCTTGCTTACACTTTTTCTGACAGCTTCTGGTTTAACGCAGTTGAAGCAGAGGTTTATGCTCCTGCAGCATTATTGATGAGCGCCCTATTTTACATGGGGTTACTATGGGAACGTGATATGTTTTTACCTCGAGGAAACAAATGGCTCGTACTTATATCATTTACTGTAGGCTTATCTTTTGGGGTTCACTTTATGGGAATACTGACTATACCTGCAATTGGTATGTTATGGTATTTTAAGCACTACAAAAAGATAACTCCGTTAAATTTCATTATTGCAAACATCTCTGTGGTGGCTGTACTCTTATTTGTATTTAAATTATTACTACCATATACTTTGTCCATTTTTGGATATATGGAAGTGTTTTTTGTTAATGACATAGGATTACCTTTCAATTCTGGATCTATTATTATGCTAATCTTAGTGATAGCAATGTTTGTTTTCTTGATTCGCTTTTCGCGTAAGCGTAATAAACCATTATTAAATACCATTACACTATGTGTCATGTTTGTACTAATAGGGTTTTCTTCATGGACTATGTTACCTATAAGGGCTAATGCCGGCACTCCTATTAATGAAAACAATCCTAACGATGCTCGTGCGTTACTTGCGTATTATAATCGCGAACAATATCCTGCACCAGCTTTATTTTATGGAGAATCGTTTACTGACATCTATGCTGGATTAGATCCAGAGACACCATATTTAGATGAAAAACCGAAGTACGAAAAAGATTATAAATTAGGGAAATATGTGATTGTAAATAATTATAAAAATTCTTTACAAAACACCCATGATGATCACAAGGGCTTATTCCCTAGAATGACTGATCCATCTAGAGCTACTAATTATATAGATTTTATGGGTGGCCTAAATTATTATGTTAAGCCAGAGTATGCGTCTAGCATGGAGCTGCAAACTGTCCTTGCAGATTATAAGCGTAATTATGAAAATGGTCGTATAGGCGCGCAAGAATATGTTGACTTTCTAGTGGAGTTAAGAGAGGCTGTGGTTATAGAAAAACCAGATGGACTAGATAACGCATCTTACTTTTTAAATTACCAGGTACAGTACATGTATATGAGATATTTTATGTGGAATTTTACTGGGCGACAAAACGATATTCAAGGAGAAGGTGACCCTTTTAATGGTAACTGGATCAGCGGTATTCCTTTTATTGATGAATGGCACCTAGGAACTCAAGATAATCTATCTGATGACATGCTTAATAATAAGGGACGCAATACTTACTTCTTTTTACCGCTTATATTAGGGCTTATAGGTATGATTTTTCATGCTAAAAAAGATTTGAAATCGTTTTATGTGACTCTTGTCCTTTTCTTATTCACAGGACTAGCAATAATCGTATACCTTAATCAAAGTATGTATCAGGTTCGTGAACGTGATTATGCTTATGTGGGCTCATTCTTAGTATTTGCTATGTGGATAGGCATGGGAGTTTATGCGATCTATGAAGGTATTAAAAATACTATAACGGCAAAAACAGCCAAAATTCTTTCTCTATCTATTTGTTTTATAGCAGTACCGCTTCTAATGGCTTTTCAAAACTGGGATGATCATGATCGATCTGGAAAATACTCAGCTTTAACTAGTGCTAAAAAATATCTCGACAGCTGCTTACCTAACGCACTTATTTTTACCATAGGTGATAACGACACTTTCCCTTTATGGTACTTACAAGAAGTAGAAGGTTATCGTACAGATGTACGAGTGGTTTGTACTTCATTGCTTGCTACAGACTGGTATATGGATGACATGAAGAAGAAAGCCTGGGATAGTGATCCAGTGCCTTCAACACTAACACATGATAAATATACTTATGGAACTAGAGATGCTCTATGGTTTGCTGACAAAGAACGTGTATTACAACGTACAGGTGGTAAAAGCTCTTTACCGGACACTCTAGATCTTAAGGACTGGATGGAATGGGTAGCTAGTGATAAAAAAATTACTCAAGAACAAATGCGCAACGATCACTGGGAACATACTTTCCCTACAAAGTTTATACGTATACCAGTGAATAAAGAAGCGGTCCTTAAAAATGGGGTTGTACCTCAACGTGATGCTGATCAAATAGTTGATGAAATCGTAATCGAGATTAACAGTAGTCTGGTATATAAAAACCGAATGTTTATGCTAGATATTATCAATGCAAATAACTGGGAACGCCCTATTTATTTTTCTGGAGGTGCTTTTGGTGATGATGATTATATTTGGATGAAAGACTATCTGCAGCTAGACGGTTGTGCTTTTAGGTTACTACCTATAAAGACAGAACCTGAAAATAGACGTGACCCATTTGACATGGGACGTGTAGATCCTGATCATGGTTATGAAATTCTTAAAAAATGGGACTGGGGAAATAGTGGTGATCCAGATATGTATTATGATGTAGAAACTAGACGTAATAGTGTAGGATATCGTAGTAATGTAACTAGAGTAGCAGAAGCTCTTACCAAAGCTGGCGATTTCAAAAGAGCTGAGGAAATTTTAGATTTAGGAATGGAAAAAATGCCATTAGATTTGTATGGGCATTACTCCATGATTGAGCCCTTTGTTAATGGCTACTATGAGGTAGGAAAAGTAGATAAAGCAAGAGATCTTTTGGACCGAGTAATTTTAAAATATCAAGATGAGATTGATTTCTATAAGGCGCTCAATATTAATGAACGTAGAGCAAACTACTCTGACATCATAGCAGCTGTTGAACGTTATAGAAGTCTTGTAGAGTCTGCCATCTTTT
- a CDS encoding universal stress protein, producing the protein MKKIIVPTDFSEQADNALRVAADIARENNGEIFLLHQLDLPLHLANNASSNLPEAVFFMKLAKEKFDNLLKADYLEGVTIHGDVETGAAFSGIMDTVKRHNADLIVMGSHGASGMKNIFIGSNAEKVVRNSEIPVLVIKDRKKRLDVNEFVFATDLDPESSNALKEAASFAKGTGCKLHLLYVNTPSNFLNTQKAEQKVKEYLKDINVEPADYTIYNDFSIEEGVFNFTKDIKGDLIGMATHGRRGISHFFNGSVSEDIVNHSSLPVVTFRIK; encoded by the coding sequence ATGAAAAAAATAATCGTACCTACTGATTTTTCAGAACAAGCAGACAATGCATTGCGTGTTGCGGCAGACATAGCTCGTGAAAACAATGGTGAAATCTTCTTGTTACATCAACTCGATCTACCACTGCATCTAGCAAATAATGCCAGCTCAAATTTACCAGAAGCCGTTTTTTTCATGAAGCTAGCTAAGGAAAAATTTGACAATTTATTAAAAGCAGATTATTTAGAAGGCGTCACTATTCATGGAGATGTAGAAACAGGAGCAGCTTTTAGCGGGATTATGGACACCGTAAAACGACATAATGCAGACTTAATAGTCATGGGAAGTCACGGCGCAAGCGGCATGAAAAATATTTTCATAGGATCAAATGCAGAAAAAGTGGTGCGCAACTCAGAAATTCCTGTACTCGTCATTAAGGACCGCAAAAAAAGATTAGATGTCAATGAATTTGTTTTTGCCACAGATTTAGATCCAGAATCAAGCAATGCCCTTAAGGAGGCTGCATCGTTTGCAAAAGGCACTGGATGTAAGCTACACTTACTCTACGTAAACACTCCTTCTAACTTTTTAAATACTCAAAAAGCAGAACAGAAAGTGAAGGAGTACTTAAAAGATATCAATGTAGAACCTGCAGATTATACAATTTATAATGACTTTTCAATAGAAGAAGGTGTTTTTAACTTCACAAAAGACATTAAAGGAGACTTAATAGGAATGGCTACACATGGACGACGTGGAATATCTCATTTCTTTAACGGTAGTGTGAGTGAAGACATTGTCAACCACTCTTCCCTACCTGTTGTGACCTTCAGGATCAAATAA
- the nusA gene encoding transcription termination factor NusA, whose protein sequence is MENLALIESFSEFKDDKMIDRVTLMAILEDVFRSALKRKYGDDDNFDIIINPDKGDLEIWRNRVVVADGEVEDDNSEIELTAARKIEPDYEVGEDVAEEVKLIQLGRRAILALRQNLIAKIHEHDNTNIYKQFKELEGELYSAEVHHIRHRAIILLDDEGNEIIMPKDRQIGSDFFRKGENVRGIIESVELRGNKPNIILSRTSPKFLEKLFEQEIPEVFDGLITVKAVVREPGEKAKVAVDSYDDRIDPVGACVGVKGSRIHGIVRELGNENIDVINYTSNTQLYIARALSPAKIISMEINEETKKAEVRLNPEEVSKAIGRRGHNIRLAGKLTGYEIDVIRDGAEEDVELAEFSDEIEPWIIQEFSKIGLDTAKSILEQDVADLVKRTDLEEETVIAVVNILKSEFED, encoded by the coding sequence ATGGAAAATCTCGCATTGATCGAGTCTTTTTCTGAGTTTAAAGATGATAAAATGATAGATCGCGTCACGTTGATGGCGATCTTAGAAGATGTTTTTAGAAGTGCTCTCAAAAGAAAGTACGGCGATGATGATAACTTTGATATTATTATTAATCCAGATAAAGGAGATTTAGAGATCTGGCGTAACCGTGTTGTGGTCGCTGATGGTGAAGTAGAAGACGATAATTCAGAAATCGAATTAACGGCTGCCCGCAAAATAGAGCCAGATTATGAAGTTGGTGAAGATGTAGCTGAAGAGGTGAAGTTGATCCAGCTAGGTAGAAGGGCAATTCTAGCGTTAAGACAAAATCTTATTGCTAAGATTCATGAGCATGACAATACAAATATCTACAAGCAATTTAAAGAGCTTGAAGGAGAGTTGTATAGTGCAGAAGTTCATCACATACGTCATAGAGCGATTATATTGCTAGATGATGAAGGAAATGAAATTATCATGCCTAAAGATCGTCAGATTGGATCTGATTTCTTTAGAAAAGGTGAGAATGTAAGAGGTATAATTGAAAGTGTGGAATTAAGAGGTAATAAGCCTAATATTATACTTTCTCGTACTTCTCCTAAGTTCTTAGAAAAGCTTTTTGAACAAGAAATCCCAGAGGTTTTTGATGGCTTAATTACTGTTAAAGCGGTTGTTCGTGAGCCAGGTGAAAAGGCTAAGGTTGCTGTAGATAGTTATGACGACCGTATTGATCCTGTTGGGGCCTGTGTAGGTGTTAAAGGGTCGCGTATACACGGTATTGTCAGAGAATTAGGAAATGAAAATATTGATGTAATCAATTATACTTCAAATACTCAGTTGTATATTGCTAGAGCTTTAAGTCCTGCTAAAATTATTTCTATGGAAATTAATGAAGAGACTAAGAAGGCCGAAGTAAGATTGAATCCTGAAGAGGTTTCAAAAGCGATTGGTAGAAGAGGTCATAACATAAGATTAGCTGGTAAGTTAACTGGCTATGAAATAGATGTCATTAGAGATGGTGCTGAGGAAGATGTTGAGCTAGCAGAGTTTAGCGACGAAATCGAACCTTGGATCATTCAAGAATTCAGTAAAATTGGGCTAGATACAGCAAAAAGTATTTTAGAACAGGATGTAGCTGATTTAGTAAAGCGTACCGATTTAGAGGAAGAAACAGTCATTGCGGTTGTGAATATCCTTAAATCAGAATTTGAAGATTAG